The window TAATGTGCCTCTTACTCTACGTATTAATTTGTTGCTTTATTACTAACTATGGTTTGTTTGGTAATAAATCAAGGTTTCAATAGGAATGAATCCACTCTAACTCCCTTGCTCATATACCCAAGTTACCTCAAGATGCTCGTTTCAGCGAGAATTTATTGGGCTCTAGGCGAGGTGGCTTGGGTATATGCTAATACTTAAAGCGTTGCCTAAATTCTCTGGGAGTAAGAGAGCTCCATTTTTTAAAACGAGTGCTGAAATTGGCAGGGTTTGGATATCCGCTCGATTCACTAATATGTTGTATTGGCCATTCAGTCGCACTTAATAAACGAGCAGCATATTCCATCCGTAATCGTGTTAAATGCGCAATAGGGCTATGGCAATAGTATTGTTGGCACAAGCGGTGAAAGTGAGGTTCAGAACAAGGGTGTAATGCTGCTAATTCAGCCACGCTCCATTGGCGATGAAGTTGTTCTTTAGCGCGATCAAACACTTTTTCTAATCGTTGTAACGAGATTGGCATAGACGTCGGTAAACGATTCGTCACTAATAAGCGTATTTGTTCAACTAAGTTATCTCCTAGCTGGTTACCAACAGGATAGGGTAGCGACATCGATTGATGTAAGCAGTCGATGGTTTTACGCAGCATATCAGCACATTGTGTCTTACTATATGTGACTTCGTTGGGCATTGTTTTTGCCCACTCGCCATTATCACTTAACATTACCCACGCTATATCCCATGTATTTTCATTTTCAGCGTCTAATGTTTCGTTATCAGCATCTTTTTCTTTTTGGGTTATTCCAAATCCATTCGCAGAACCAGGCGGAACATGAATAACGCTACCGCTTTCCAGTGTCCATTTTCGCACGGGTGTTTCTAGCCAACCTTCACCGCAACAAGTAAATAGCAACATATGCATATTGGGGTTTCGACGGTATACCGTAAAACTCTGGCGTGCGTAGTTTACGCCGCACTGCACGATTTGGTGTTTCTCTAAAGCCATAAGCTGACCTTGATCGATCGTTGTTGTTCGGCATTGATCCGATATTTCATAGTACTCAGGCCAACTCATGTTTTCTCCTTTCTGTTTTTATCTTGTTTTGATATTAATTAATAATCGTATAAAAATATCATTTGATAGTTTGGCAAAGGTTGTTGAGAAGATAGCATAAGTCGTTATTTACCTTTAGGCGTATGATCCACCTCACATAAGCAAACATTAGAAGGGGGCAAAAATGCAAAATTGGAAAGCGGCTGCGGATAAAGAATTTTGGCAGAAAACATGGCGATTGGCGATACCAGTTTCGATGCAGTCGATGCTTTTTGCCATCTTGGGTTTGGTCGATGTAATGATGGTTTCAACACTGGGGGAATCACAGGTTGCAGCCGTTGGTGTCGGTAATCGAATCTTCTTCTTTAACTTATTGGTAATTGTTGGTGTGAGCGGTGCTGTAGGCGTATTAGCTGCACAGTATTTTGGTGCTGGTAGAATGGACGGTGTTCGTCGTACATTACTACAATCTTGGTAACTTCTCAATAAGCCGAGGCAGGGTGGGCTTTCTGGAGCACCAGAGAGCCTAAAGATGGGATTACATTACTTTGAGAAATTCGGTCGTTGAGATATTTCCAGAAGGAAACCCCTAATTTTCGGCACGTTTTTTTCAGGCTGGAAAAGGTATCTCGGCATTGTCGGCCAAGATCACTACGAGTACCTCCACTGACTTTGCGCCGCTTGACCTGCTCCCTTAGATCATTTTCGCTTCCATTTGTATGGATTGGAATTTCTGGTCGTTCCAATACCAGCAATAAGCTTGATTTTAATTTGTTTAACCGCTTTAGTTGCTGATTAAGGAGCTCATAGCGGGTTTTCTGAGTAAATAGCCGATCGAACTCCTTCGACAGAGCTGATTTCTTCGTGTCGCAAGGCTGTTTCTTGTATTCTTTCAGCTCCTTGTAGAACGACCAAATCTCATCACGTACTTGTGCGATGTCTTCTCGATGTCCCTCATTCAACGGAATAAGCTTGTGGACCAACCGCTCCGCATGTACCCAGCACAAACCATGTTGTAGAACCTTAAACTGTCCAGCACCATCACTGATCACAGCGAGTTTACCCAAAGCTTCATTCTCTGACGCGCAACCCAATAGGGCACCTTCAGTCGCTATTTGAATATGCCTTTTTACGACAATACCCAGCTGAACTAGATGAGCAGACCATTCCTCCTCACATCCAAAGTTGGTCACTGGTGTGTTTGCTAACAATGCTAACTGGGGAGCAGGGAGTTTATTTGTCGCCATATAGTTTAGTGCGCAGGTGTTCACCTGATAACCCTTGTTTCCAGCCCGAAGGAGTGACAGGAAGTTGATCCGATTTTTTCGGTCTGAACTTTGAAACCAAGCAAACCACTCATTGCCTATGTGGGTGACAAAACCGTTCTTGCCCTGATGCCTAGCTCCGGTGTCATCTGTTGTGATATAGCCAGTGCTTTGCAGGCCTGCAGCCAGAAGTTCGGCTTTTTCTTCATGCAAATCATCATGATTTTCGGTCAATAAGCGATTTAATTGGCCACTGGAAATATCGATACCCCATTCTCTAAGTTGTTCCAACAACAGAGGCTGAGTGACCTGACATTGATGATACTGATAGAGGATGTAGCTTCTTAGTCGAGTGCCAAAGTGTTGGCCTGCTAGTCCATTAGGCAAGGTAGCGGTAACCGTCGAACCATCAGGTAATAGATAGCAAGCTAAGCGATAACGTACATTGCACGACTGTATCTCTAACTCTTGGACGACAAAATCTCGGTAGCCCTTGAATCGTGCCCCGATAGGTAAAGGTTGTTCTGGCTGGACAATGTTATCCTGATGAATGGTCAGCGTTTGATTTTTGCTACGCTTGGTAGAGCCGGACCGTTTGTTATCAGTCGAGCCTTGGTCTGACTTTTCATCGGTATTTGTGTCGAGTTTACTCGGCTTGAACTTGGGCCGTTTTTTCTGCCCTTTTAGTACGTTGATCTCGTCTTTAAGGAGGGTGATTTCTTCTTGTTGGCGCTCAACCGTATCGGAAAGCTGCTCAATGATCCCAATTAAGCCTTTTACCAAAGGGGTTTGCTCTGACTCTGGAATGTCTGGGAGATTAATTTTCATTGAGACAAAAGGCTCTACGTGGTTAGAGGCTACTATTTTGAAGGTTTGAAAGGATCAATCAAGCCGATCTTAGAGATCCTAACATTAATTTTAAAAACACTATCAGGATCACTCTTCGCTTATGCCCCGACTTATTGAGAAGTTACCAATCTTGGGTTTGTGCCATTGTTTTGACAATACCTTTTGCGATTTTGTTTCGTTTAGCACCTGAAAGTATCGTCAGTGTTATTACAAATGATCCTACGTTTGTTGAGCATGCGACAACGTATTTATTTGTGTGTGGTTGGAGCATCATATTTACCGCCATTGTTGTGCCTTTAGAATCAGCATTACGTTCGGTCGGTGTTGCTAAAATGCCTACTGTTGTAGGGCTGATTGCGGTACTCATTAATGCCGCGCTAAACGCACTATTGATATTCGGTTTATACGGGTTTCCTGAGATGGGTGTTGCAGGTGCTGCATTAGGTACAACAATATCACGCGGTATCCAAACGGTTATTTTATTGGCTGTCACATATTGGAAGTATAATGAGATTTTGCCAAAGGTATCAGATGCTGAAGCCGCAGTCACGGTAAAAGCGCGTAAAAAGTACCTTTCTGTTGCACTACCTATGGTGATCCATGATGGTGGTTGGGCTATGGGATTACTGGTTTACAACTACATTATCGGGCAGCTTGGTGTGACAGAACTAGCAATCATCAGTTTATTATCACCGATAGAAGGGGTGCTTATATCAGGATTTATTGGTTTTGCTGTGGCCGCATCAACCATACTTGGCCATGAGCTAGGGGCTGAAAATTACCAACG is drawn from Photobacterium profundum SS9 and contains these coding sequences:
- a CDS encoding AraC family transcriptional regulator, yielding MSWPEYYEISDQCRTTTIDQGQLMALEKHQIVQCGVNYARQSFTVYRRNPNMHMLLFTCCGEGWLETPVRKWTLESGSVIHVPPGSANGFGITQKEKDADNETLDAENENTWDIAWVMLSDNGEWAKTMPNEVTYSKTQCADMLRKTIDCLHQSMSLPYPVGNQLGDNLVEQIRLLVTNRLPTSMPISLQRLEKVFDRAKEQLHRQWSVAELAALHPCSEPHFHRLCQQYYCHSPIAHLTRLRMEYAARLLSATEWPIQHISESSGYPNPANFSTRFKKWSSLTPREFRQRFKY
- a CDS encoding IS66 family transposase codes for the protein MKINLPDIPESEQTPLVKGLIGIIEQLSDTVERQQEEITLLKDEINVLKGQKKRPKFKPSKLDTNTDEKSDQGSTDNKRSGSTKRSKNQTLTIHQDNIVQPEQPLPIGARFKGYRDFVVQELEIQSCNVRYRLACYLLPDGSTVTATLPNGLAGQHFGTRLRSYILYQYHQCQVTQPLLLEQLREWGIDISSGQLNRLLTENHDDLHEEKAELLAAGLQSTGYITTDDTGARHQGKNGFVTHIGNEWFAWFQSSDRKNRINFLSLLRAGNKGYQVNTCALNYMATNKLPAPQLALLANTPVTNFGCEEEWSAHLVQLGIVVKRHIQIATEGALLGCASENEALGKLAVISDGAGQFKVLQHGLCWVHAERLVHKLIPLNEGHREDIAQVRDEIWSFYKELKEYKKQPCDTKKSALSKEFDRLFTQKTRYELLNQQLKRLNKLKSSLLLVLERPEIPIHTNGSENDLREQVKRRKVSGGTRSDLGRQCRDTFSSLKKTCRKLGVSFWKYLNDRISQSNVIPSLGSLVLQKAHPASAY
- a CDS encoding MATE family efflux transporter, which translates into the protein MTIPFAILFRLAPESIVSVITNDPTFVEHATTYLFVCGWSIIFTAIVVPLESALRSVGVAKMPTVVGLIAVLINAALNALLIFGLYGFPEMGVAGAALGTTISRGIQTVILLAVTYWKYNEILPKVSDAEAAVTVKARKKYLSVALPMVIHDGGWAMGLLVYNYIIGQLGVTELAIISLLSPIEGVLISGFIGFAVAASTILGHELGAENYQRAWHQSWWFIGLSATLAMIVGATVLIFHNSIGDLFAKAGTPNLDMAVNVTLVLALGLCLKVFNMVGIGGVLRSGGDIRYSIFIDLFAQWAIGIPIAIITGIVLGWPLHWVMLAILTEEVVKVFLTTHRIKGRRWLTNLINDNDDTPVNEKECLTA